In Desulfobacter hydrogenophilus, the genomic stretch TCACAGAATCGGATACCCACGCGGGTTGCCTTATCTTCATAGCAGGGGCCGATCCCGCGACCGGTGGTGCCGATTTTGTCCTTTCCTTTTTTTACTTCCCGGGCTTTGTCGATCTCCTGGTGATAGGGCATGATGAGATGGGCACGGTTACTGATTCCCAGCATGTTTGGGGATACATCAATATTATTGCTCGCCAGATAATCAAGTTCATCCAGCAATACAAACGGGTCAACCACCACACCGTTACCGATAAAGCATTTTTTCTGCTGCAGTATGCCGGATGGGATCAGGTGGCTGATAATTTCTTTTCCATCGACCACCATGGTGTGCCCTGCATTGTTCCCACCCTGAAATCTGACCACATAATCAGCGTGTTCGCTGAGCAGATCGACAATCTTTCCTTTTCCTTCATCACCCCACTGGGTTCCCACAACAACTGTGTTTGTCACGGTTTCTCCTTTTAGACTCAAAAAAGCTTTTAATAATCCGTCTTGTCTGTTTTTCACATATTCCCTGAATAATTTCAGGGTGATGGTTTAATCGTAAATCCGACCCCATTTGATAAAGGGAGACCGCAGCCCCCCATTTGGGATCCAGCGCACCAAAGACGATCCGCTGGATTCTGGCATGGATTATTGCCCCCATGCACATGATGCATGGTTCTATGGTTACATAAAGTGTTGTCTTGGGCAGGCGATAGTTATTCATGAACCTGCAGGCCGAACGAATGGCCTTGATTTCAGCATGGCTTGTGGGGTCGTTTTCAGATATCGGACAGTTATATCCCTGTCCGATTACCGTACCGGTCGGGTCCACCACAATGGCCCCAACGGGTACCTCGTCATGTTTTTGGGCTTTTTTTGCCTCATCCAAGGCAAGCATCATGTAATATTCATCGTCCATAATCCAACCCTGACTTATATAAGTCTTTTTCCATCAGGTCAAATGTTATGGACACTATTTTATATGCCGGGCAAAAATCAAAGCGGTTGACCCCTTTCAACTCAGTTTGGTATATTCCATTTTTTAAGATTAATTAATGGTAACTGTGAGACTTCCTGTAAATATATAATAAGGATTCAATATGGAACGTACTAAATCAGCCGCTTTATTTTCATCGGCCAGAAATTTGATACCGGGCGGGGTTAATTCTCCGGTAAGGGCCTGCGGTTCGGTGGGCGGAGAACCCATTTTCATTGAAAAAGGAGACGGCGCCAGGATTTTTGATGCTGACGGCAACGCTTATATCGATTATGTCCTGTCCTGGGGGCCGCTAATTCTTGGTCACCGCCCAACGCCTGTGATCGACGCTTTGAAAAAAGTATTGGATTCAGGCACAAGTTTTGGTGCGCCGACAGCACGTGAAAATGAACTGGCCCAGCTTGTTGTGGATTCAGTGGCGTCCGTGGATATGATCAGAATGGTTAACTCCGGCACCGAAGCAACCATGAGTGCCATCCGTCTGGCAAGGGGCGTGACGGGCCGGGACCTTATTGTCAAGTTTGACGGATGTTACCATGGTCATGCAGATACCCTGCTTGTGGCTGCGGGGTCCGGTGTTGCCACCCTAAACATCCCGGGAAGCCCGGGGGTCCCTGCTGATGTGATCCGCAATACATTATCTTTGCCATACAACGACATTGAAGGTTTTGAGCGGCTTATGGCTGAAAAAGGCAAGGAGATCGCCTGTGTGATTGTTGAGCCTGTGGCAGGCAATATGGGCATGGTAGCTCCTGATCCGCTGTTTTTAAAGGCAGTCCGCCGGGAGACTGCAACCCATGGAACCCTGCTGATTTTTGATGAAGTCATGACCGGATTCCGGGTTGGGGGAAGGGCGTGCGCCCAGGGTTATTTTGATATTGATCCGGATTTGACTTGTTTTGGTAAAGTTATCGGTGGCGGACTGCCCGTGGGTGCATATGGCGGAAAACGTGAAATAATGGCGCAGATTGCCCCTGGAGGATCTATTTACCAGGCCGGGACTTTGTCAGGCAATCCCCTGGCCATGGCCGCAGGGGTCGCTACTTTAAAAGAGTTAGAAAATGATCAGCTTTACGCTGACATGAACCGGCGGGCAGATATGCTGATCAACGGTCTCCAGGCCGCCGCCGATGACGCAGGGATTCCTTTTTCTGCCGGGCATTTCGGCTCTATGGCCGGGTTCTTTTTTACCGGTAAAAAGGTGCGCAATTTCAATGATGCCAAAACCTGTGATCTGGACCGGTTTGCAAAATTTTACCGGGGCATGCTGGCCAAAGGTATCTATTTTGCGCCATCGCAGTTTGAGGCTTGTTTTATCTCTGCTGCTCACACGGACGAAGATATCGAAATCACCCTGGACGCCGCACGGCAGGTCATGGCAGAGATTTAATGGCTGACTCGATTAAGCGGATTCATCTGGTCGCAGCCTGTGGTACCGGCATGGGCACGTTGGCCTGTATTCTTAAAGAAATGGGTTATATTGTCACTGGATCAGACCGGAATGTCTATCCGCCCATGAGCGATTTTCTTGAAGATAACGGGATTACGCTATTTTCCGGATTCTCTCCAACCAATATCAGTGACGATCCAAACCGGGCTCCGGACCTTGTGATTATCGGCAATGCCGTGACACGGGATAACCCGGAAGCGGTTGCCGTAATGGAAAGGGGGCTTGACTATATGTCCATGCCCCAGGCTGTGAACCGTTTCATTGCCAATGACAAGAAGATTATTCTTGTTACCGGTACCCACGGTAAAACAACCACCTCTGCCATCATGGCCCATTTGTTGGAAACAGCAGGGCTTTGCCCCTCATTTATGATCGGAGGGATTTTAAAGGATTATAACTCCTCATTTAAAATAGGTGACGGAGAATACATGGTGATAGAGGGGGATGAGTATGATACGGCTTTCTTTGATAAGGGGCCAAAATTCATGCATTATGATCCTTTTATAACCATTATGACGGGTATTGAATTTGACCATGCAGATATTTTTGACGACCTGGATCATATTTGCCGGACTTTTGATGCCCTGGTTTCAAAGATCAAAGATCAGAGCCGTATTATTGCCTGCAAGGAAAACGGTAATCTGATGCAGGTACTCAAACAGGCGGATGTTGTAGACCTTCAGACTTACGGCAGCAACGCCATATGGCAGGTGCATGATCATCGTCTGAGCAGTGAGTCGGATCCCGGCACGGGGCGTTTGCACACCCTTGCCCGCATCACAGGACCTGGTACGGATATTAATATACAAACGGATCTGCCTGGACGGCACAATCTTCTCAATGCAACGGCCTGTATTGCCACAGCCCGCAGTCTGGGGATTAAGGCGGCTGATATTGTCCGTGGGCTTTCAACCTTTAGCGGTGTTAAAAGACGTCAGGAAATAAGGGGGCAGGTTGCCGGTATCACGGTGATGGATGATTTTGCCCATCATCCGACAGCTGTTAAGGAGACCATTGCCGCAGTCAAACCGTTTTATCCCCAGGGTCGTCTGGTCGCCGTGTTTGAGCCAAGAACCAATACCAGCATGAGAAATATTTTTCAAGAGACCTATCCTGCATGTTTTGATCTGGCAGATATTACGTGTATCTGCTCTCCCGGGGTTAAAAAGAATATTCCTGAAAAAGAGCGGTTTTCACCTGAACGTCTGACCGAAGATATCTGTAAAAGGGGCAGGTCTGCCCACCATTTCCGTGACCCTGGCCAGGTGATTGACTTTCTTGCCTTGGAACTTAGACCCAACGATGTTGTTCTCGTCATGTCCAATGGCGGGTTTGAAAATATTCATCAGCGGATTTTGGAGCGGTTGGGGTGACAAACATTGCAATCAGAATTGTTGGCATCGGACTGCTGCACTCATTTTTGTACGGCTATCTGGTGCCTTTTGTCATTTACCCGCGGTTCGGCCGGCATGGAATTACCTTTGCCGTAGTAGTTGCCATACTGATATCCATCGGTATCATGGCCACCTTGTGGCTGGGGAAAAATAAAAAAGAGAACAAAGGAGAGTGACCCATGACTAATATTATTGAATGGGACGAAAAATATAGTGTGAATGTGCCTGAACTGGATGAATGCCGCAAACAGCTTATGGATATGTTTAATACCCTCATTGAAATGAAAGCAAATAAGGGCGACGCAAAGAATGTGGCTAATTTGGTTACCGAGATCAATGACTTCAGCAAGATTTTTTTTTCAAAGGAGGAAAAAATTCTTGGCCGGAACGGGTACCCGGATCTTGTCACACATTCAAAGGCCCATCGTCGGTTTATCAAAAATGCCATCGGCCTTCGTCGTGAAATCGCAGAAGATGTTGATAATCTATCAATTGAGGATATTGTGGAATTGCGAGGCTTGCTTGTCACACATTTTGA encodes the following:
- the tadA gene encoding tRNA adenosine(34) deaminase TadA; amino-acid sequence: MDDEYYMMLALDEAKKAQKHDEVPVGAIVVDPTGTVIGQGYNCPISENDPTSHAEIKAIRSACRFMNNYRLPKTTLYVTIEPCIMCMGAIIHARIQRIVFGALDPKWGAAVSLYQMGSDLRLNHHPEIIQGICEKQTRRIIKSFFESKRRNRDKHSCCGNPVG
- the hemL gene encoding glutamate-1-semialdehyde 2,1-aminomutase, with the translated sequence MERTKSAALFSSARNLIPGGVNSPVRACGSVGGEPIFIEKGDGARIFDADGNAYIDYVLSWGPLILGHRPTPVIDALKKVLDSGTSFGAPTARENELAQLVVDSVASVDMIRMVNSGTEATMSAIRLARGVTGRDLIVKFDGCYHGHADTLLVAAGSGVATLNIPGSPGVPADVIRNTLSLPYNDIEGFERLMAEKGKEIACVIVEPVAGNMGMVAPDPLFLKAVRRETATHGTLLIFDEVMTGFRVGGRACAQGYFDIDPDLTCFGKVIGGGLPVGAYGGKREIMAQIAPGGSIYQAGTLSGNPLAMAAGVATLKELENDQLYADMNRRADMLINGLQAAADDAGIPFSAGHFGSMAGFFFTGKKVRNFNDAKTCDLDRFAKFYRGMLAKGIYFAPSQFEACFISAAHTDEDIEITLDAARQVMAEI
- the mpl gene encoding UDP-N-acetylmuramate:L-alanyl-gamma-D-glutamyl-meso-diaminopimelate ligase, yielding MADSIKRIHLVAACGTGMGTLACILKEMGYIVTGSDRNVYPPMSDFLEDNGITLFSGFSPTNISDDPNRAPDLVIIGNAVTRDNPEAVAVMERGLDYMSMPQAVNRFIANDKKIILVTGTHGKTTTSAIMAHLLETAGLCPSFMIGGILKDYNSSFKIGDGEYMVIEGDEYDTAFFDKGPKFMHYDPFITIMTGIEFDHADIFDDLDHICRTFDALVSKIKDQSRIIACKENGNLMQVLKQADVVDLQTYGSNAIWQVHDHRLSSESDPGTGRLHTLARITGPGTDINIQTDLPGRHNLLNATACIATARSLGIKAADIVRGLSTFSGVKRRQEIRGQVAGITVMDDFAHHPTAVKETIAAVKPFYPQGRLVAVFEPRTNTSMRNIFQETYPACFDLADITCICSPGVKKNIPEKERFSPERLTEDICKRGRSAHHFRDPGQVIDFLALELRPNDVVLVMSNGGFENIHQRILERLG
- a CDS encoding bacteriohemerythrin, with the protein product MTNIIEWDEKYSVNVPELDECRKQLMDMFNTLIEMKANKGDAKNVANLVTEINDFSKIFFSKEEKILGRNGYPDLVTHSKAHRRFIKNAIGLRREIAEDVDNLSIEDIVELRGLLVTHFESVDTLFIPFLRIHKYVDECENKK